From the Thermovirga lienii DSM 17291 genome, one window contains:
- a CDS encoding polysaccharide biosynthesis protein CapD (PFAM: Polysaccharide biosynthesis protein~COGs: COG1086 nucleoside-diphosphate sugar epimerase~InterPro IPR003869~KEGG: swo:Swol_0128 hypothetical protein~PFAM: polysaccharide biosynthesis protein CapD~SPTR: Putative uncharacterized protein) yields MNGAARIIILILIDSLLIAAALMTGLLLRFEGDIPGQYVSAFRYLLPYYILVNIICFYLGRLYHRMWRYASIRELYGLLKAATAGAVIMVVLIYALGFPTLPRSVYILSWFFIIAFVGSSRLGWRLVRDMMLANRNSPSSRVLIIGAGDAGAMVAREIMNNRKLNLEAVGFIDDNPMKQKLSIYGIPVLGTREAIPRIVREYHIDEIIIAMPSAGGRTIREINQICRQIGAKARIFQGADTLLGRKYRIKEIELDDLLKREPVKLNLDEIAGYLKDKTVLVSGAGGSIGSELCRQIAVNKPKRLILLDCSENDLFEIENELRENLPALDIVPELADIRDKERLIHIFGTCRPQVVFHAAAYKHVPMMEKHPLEAVKNNIFGTRNLAEAADRFQSETFILISTDKAVNPSNVMGATKRAAELIIQEMNHKSQTTFAAVRFGNVLGSRGSVVPIFRKQIEKGGPVTVTHPEMTRYFMTIPEAVQLVIQAGAMAMGGEIFVLDMGEPVRIMDLAYDMIRLVGYQPGEDIEIKITGIRPGEKLHEELFAAREQIEATRHERIFLCHLPPQNLNILNMIDEWEKTITRARRLDRKAVMDFIHSLIPEFQAAGEVAAADERKEAEGRKWGMG; encoded by the coding sequence TTGAATGGAGCAGCAAGAATTATAATCCTCATACTCATTGACAGCCTGTTAATAGCAGCAGCCCTCATGACGGGGCTTCTCCTTCGCTTTGAAGGAGATATACCGGGCCAGTATGTATCAGCTTTTCGTTATCTCCTTCCCTATTACATCCTGGTAAACATAATATGTTTTTACCTGGGAAGGCTTTACCACCGCATGTGGCGGTATGCGAGCATAAGGGAGCTGTACGGCCTTTTAAAGGCAGCCACGGCCGGGGCAGTAATAATGGTGGTCCTTATTTATGCTTTGGGCTTTCCCACCCTGCCGCGCAGTGTATATATACTTTCCTGGTTTTTCATAATCGCGTTTGTAGGCAGTTCCCGTCTGGGATGGCGGCTTGTGCGGGATATGATGCTGGCAAACAGGAATTCTCCATCTTCCCGCGTTCTAATTATAGGAGCCGGCGATGCAGGTGCCATGGTGGCAAGGGAAATAATGAACAACAGGAAGCTTAACCTAGAGGCGGTAGGTTTCATCGATGATAATCCCATGAAGCAGAAGCTCAGCATTTACGGCATCCCGGTTTTAGGCACCAGGGAAGCAATACCCAGGATAGTAAGAGAGTATCACATAGATGAGATAATAATAGCCATGCCTTCCGCAGGAGGCAGGACCATCCGGGAGATTAACCAGATATGCCGGCAGATTGGGGCGAAGGCCCGCATATTCCAGGGAGCCGATACTCTCTTGGGCAGAAAATACCGCATAAAAGAAATAGAACTGGATGACCTACTGAAAAGGGAGCCGGTAAAGCTAAACCTGGATGAAATAGCCGGCTATCTTAAGGATAAAACTGTTCTGGTAAGCGGGGCCGGGGGCTCCATCGGCTCTGAACTGTGCCGGCAGATAGCCGTAAATAAACCGAAAAGGCTCATTCTCCTTGACTGCTCTGAAAATGACCTGTTTGAGATTGAAAATGAGCTGAGGGAAAATCTCCCTGCCCTTGATATCGTGCCGGAGCTGGCAGATATAAGAGATAAGGAACGGCTTATCCATATATTCGGCACCTGCAGGCCGCAGGTAGTATTCCATGCGGCTGCCTACAAACATGTGCCGATGATGGAAAAACACCCCCTGGAAGCGGTAAAAAACAACATCTTCGGTACCCGCAACCTGGCAGAAGCCGCGGATCGCTTTCAGTCGGAAACCTTTATCCTTATCTCGACCGACAAGGCGGTAAACCCGTCTAACGTCATGGGAGCTACCAAAAGGGCAGCCGAACTTATAATCCAGGAGATGAACCATAAGAGCCAGACCACTTTTGCTGCCGTTCGTTTCGGCAATGTACTGGGCAGCAGGGGGAGTGTGGTTCCCATATTCAGAAAGCAGATTGAAAAAGGCGGACCGGTCACCGTAACCCATCCGGAAATGACCCGTTACTTCATGACTATACCGGAAGCGGTCCAGCTGGTAATCCAGGCAGGAGCCATGGCCATGGGAGGGGAAATATTTGTCCTGGACATGGGAGAACCCGTAAGAATAATGGATCTGGCATATGACATGATAAGGCTCGTGGGCTACCAGCCAGGAGAAGATATTGAAATAAAGATTACCGGCATAAGGCCGGGAGAAAAACTGCATGAAGAGCTCTTTGCTGCCCGGGAGCAGATAGAGGCTACCCGGCATGAAAGGATATTCCTCTGCCATCTGCCTCCTCAAAATCTTAATATCCTGAACATGATAGACGAATGGGAAAAAACCATAACCAGAGCCAGAAGACTGGACAGGAAAGCAGTAATGGATTTCATACATTCCCTTATCCCGGAATTCCAGGCGGCAGGCGAAGTGGCCGCAGCCGATGAGCGAAAGGAGGCAGAAGGCAGGAAATGGGGGATGGGGTAG
- a CDS encoding transferase hexapeptide repeat containing protein (COGs: COG0110 Acetyltransferase (isoleucine patch superfamily)~InterPro IPR001451~KEGG: amt:Amet_3445 hexapeptide transferase family protein~PFAM: transferase hexapeptide repeat containing protein~SPTR: Hexapeptide transferase family protein) — MEKYFVHPSSYIDEPCEIGEGTKIWHFCHVMKDSRIGKNCVLGQNVFVASGVILGNNVKVQNNVSLYSGVICEDDVFLGPSMVFTNVINPRAFIERKDEFRSTLIKKGASIGANATVVCGSTIGRYALVGAGAVVTRDIPDYALVYGNPARIKGWVCKCGEKLDFKNDVAACPACGAGYIKVSETEIRPDEEKR, encoded by the coding sequence ATGGAAAAATACTTTGTTCACCCTTCCAGTTATATAGATGAACCTTGCGAAATAGGGGAAGGCACAAAAATATGGCATTTCTGCCATGTCATGAAGGATAGCCGCATAGGGAAAAACTGCGTTCTGGGGCAGAATGTGTTTGTAGCTTCGGGAGTCATTTTGGGCAACAATGTAAAGGTGCAGAATAATGTTTCCCTGTACAGCGGGGTTATATGTGAAGACGATGTTTTTTTGGGGCCCTCCATGGTTTTTACCAATGTGATAAATCCCCGTGCCTTTATTGAGAGAAAAGATGAGTTCAGGAGTACCCTTATAAAAAAGGGGGCTTCCATCGGAGCTAATGCCACAGTTGTCTGCGGCAGCACTATTGGAAGATATGCCTTGGTGGGAGCAGGTGCAGTAGTAACCAGGGACATACCAGACTATGCTTTGGTTTACGGCAATCCTGCCCGGATTAAGGGATGGGTATGCAAGTGTGGGGAAAAGCTTGATTTCAAGAATGATGTTGCTGCCTGTCCCGCATGTGGAGCAGGCTACATAAAAGTAAGCGAAACCGAAATAAGACCTGACGAGGAGAAAAGATAG
- a CDS encoding hypothetical protein (COGs: COG0110 Acetyltransferase (isoleucine patch superfamily)~InterPro IPR001451~KEGG: oih:OB2887 hypothetical protein~SPTR: Capsular polysaccharide synthesis enzyme) — translation MRYRFRYKLRRFVIMYLVIPIIRLIGYIIYDNKYLTGKWFEVYNTGWKWVLRGLWYQKILGFNRNIPFPVCPFTKIMDYRNIHFNNDDLNNFQSPGCYFQCGKGHIYIGHGTYIRPNVGIITANHNPYNLDEHLSAKDVVIGEKCWIGMNSVILPGVILGNQTIVAAGSVVTKSFPGGKCVIGGVPAKLIKEL, via the coding sequence ATGCGTTACAGGTTTAGATATAAACTTAGAAGATTTGTTATTATGTATTTAGTGATACCGATAATTCGTTTAATAGGATATATAATTTATGATAATAAATACTTAACTGGGAAATGGTTCGAAGTTTATAATACGGGTTGGAAATGGGTGCTGAGAGGTCTATGGTATCAAAAAATTTTAGGTTTTAACAGAAATATTCCTTTTCCAGTATGTCCTTTTACGAAAATAATGGACTATAGAAATATTCATTTCAATAATGATGACTTAAATAATTTTCAAAGCCCAGGATGTTATTTTCAATGTGGTAAAGGGCATATCTATATTGGGCATGGGACATATATTCGACCTAATGTAGGTATAATTACTGCTAATCATAATCCATATAATTTAGATGAACACTTATCGGCTAAAGATGTAGTGATAGGAGAAAAGTGTTGGATTGGCATGAATTCTGTGATTCTTCCAGGGGTGATTTTAGGAAATCAAACTATAGTTGCTGCTGGAAGTGTGGTAACAAAATCTTTCCCTGGTGGCAAATGTGTTATAGGAGGAGTTCCAGCTAAGTTAATTAAAGAGCTGTAG
- a CDS encoding nucleotide sugar dehydrogenase (PFAM: UDP-glucose/GDP-mannose dehydrogenase family, NAD binding domain; UDP-glucose/GDP-mannose dehydrogenase family, central domain; UDP-glucose/GDP-mannose dehydrogenase family, UDP binding domain~TIGRFAM: nucleotide sugar dehydrogenase~COGs: COG0677 UDP-N-acetyl-D-mannosaminuronate dehydrogenase~InterPro IPR017476: IPR001732: IPR014026: IPR014027~KEGG: rmr:Rmar_1675 nucleotide sugar dehydrogenase~PFAM: UDP-glucose/GDP-mannose dehydrogenase; UDP-glucose/GDP-mannose dehydrogenase dimerisation; UDP-glucose/GDP-mannose dehydrogenase~SPTR: Nucleotide sugar dehydrogenase;~TIGRFAM: nucleotide sugar dehydrogenase) produces MNSCKAELLAKIRDRSALVGVVGLGYVGLPFAVEKGKVGYRVIGIEQNPKRAEKINRGENYILDVKDDELKMLVEKGLLAAETDFRSVPKMDVIVICVPTPLTKNLTPDLQYVESVTRSIAPYLRRGQLVTLESTTYPGTTEEVMLPMLESSGLKAGKDFYLAHSPERVDPGNKRYTTKNTFKVVGGVDPESLEVAMEFYSQTIENVVAVSCAKAAELSKVFENTFRAVNIALVNEMALLCDRMGLNVWEVLDAAFTKPFGIMPFYPGPGVGGHCIPIDPHYLEWKAREYNFSTHFISLAGEINRRMPEFVKEKTVRILNRQGTAPSRAKALVLGVAYKKDIEDGRESPAIDVIKLLLAERMEVVYHDPFIPAFREHDISMESVPLTEELVKGVDIVIITTDHSNIDYQWVVDHAKCVFDTRNATRGVKSGREKIILL; encoded by the coding sequence ATGAATAGCTGTAAAGCAGAACTGCTAGCCAAAATCAGGGACCGCAGTGCGCTGGTGGGAGTAGTAGGCCTGGGTTATGTAGGGCTTCCTTTTGCCGTGGAAAAAGGCAAAGTAGGCTACAGGGTGATAGGCATTGAACAAAACCCCAAAAGGGCGGAGAAAATAAACCGGGGAGAAAACTACATACTTGATGTAAAAGATGATGAGCTGAAAATGCTGGTGGAAAAAGGGCTGCTTGCAGCCGAAACTGACTTTAGAAGTGTGCCGAAGATGGATGTAATAGTGATATGTGTTCCTACTCCCCTGACCAAAAACCTTACCCCTGACCTGCAGTATGTGGAGTCGGTAACCAGATCGATAGCCCCTTATTTGAGAAGGGGGCAGCTTGTAACCCTGGAATCTACCACCTATCCGGGTACGACCGAAGAGGTAATGCTGCCCATGTTGGAATCGTCCGGCCTGAAGGCAGGGAAAGACTTTTACCTGGCTCATTCACCGGAGCGGGTTGACCCGGGCAACAAGAGGTATACCACCAAGAACACCTTTAAGGTGGTAGGAGGGGTGGATCCGGAATCTCTGGAAGTAGCCATGGAATTCTACAGCCAGACTATTGAAAATGTGGTGGCTGTATCATGTGCCAAAGCGGCTGAACTCAGCAAAGTTTTTGAAAACACCTTCCGGGCGGTAAATATTGCCCTGGTGAATGAAATGGCCCTCCTTTGCGACCGCATGGGGCTTAATGTATGGGAAGTTTTGGATGCTGCCTTTACCAAGCCTTTTGGCATAATGCCTTTTTATCCGGGGCCGGGGGTAGGAGGCCACTGCATACCTATTGACCCTCACTATCTGGAATGGAAAGCCAGGGAATACAACTTTAGCACCCATTTCATATCCCTGGCTGGAGAGATAAACCGCAGAATGCCAGAGTTTGTGAAGGAAAAAACAGTGCGCATATTAAACAGGCAGGGCACAGCTCCTTCCCGTGCCAAGGCCCTGGTTTTAGGGGTAGCTTATAAAAAAGATATAGAAGATGGTCGGGAATCCCCGGCTATAGATGTCATAAAGCTTTTACTGGCTGAAAGGATGGAAGTAGTTTACCATGACCCCTTTATTCCTGCGTTCCGTGAACACGACATAAGCATGGAATCAGTTCCCCTTACGGAAGAGCTGGTAAAAGGTGTGGATATTGTAATAATAACTACTGACCACAGCAATATTGATTATCAGTGGGTTGTAGACCATGCCAAGTGCGTATTTGACACCCGCAATGCAACCAGGGGGGTAAAAAGCGGGCGAGAGAAAATTATACTCTTGTAG
- a CDS encoding integral membrane protein MviN (PFAM: MviN-like protein~TIGRFAM: integral membrane protein MviN~COGs: COG0728 membrane protein putative virulence factor~InterPro IPR004268~KEGG: cth:Cthe_2636 integral membrane protein MviN~PFAM: virulence factor MVIN family protein~SPTR: Integral membrane protein MviN;~TIGRFAM: integral membrane protein MviN) has product MKKFIIWLTVISTASKFLGFLREIVLSYFYGASDVSDAYLISITIPAVIFAFVGAALSTSYIPIFTRVERERGEEEAFRFSNNLVNFILLFAFIVVVIGLTFTVPIVKLFASGFSGETLRLAVFFTRLSIAAVFFTGVTYIFKSFLQIRNDFIPPALIGFPYNIIVIASITLSAWTKNIFLPLGLVLAAASQLFFLLPFAYKKGYRYCLTLDKSDPNIRKMVLLALPVVFGVSVSQINVLVDRTLASRIVVGGISALNYASRLNGFNQGIFVMSVATVMFPAISRMASANNIAGLKGMLTKTMNLVGLVVVPFTVGTMVFSVPVIKFLFGRGAFDLKALELTSSALFFYAVGMTAVAYREILSRAFYAMHDTKTPMVNGAIAVAANIILNIILSRFLGIGGLALATSISAILAVALLFISLRKKIGPFGIRNIAVTLSKTALASAVMGLLAKAAYDFMLAPLGSNWALIIATAVGAFIYGAIIYFMKIKEVEIIIYEVKTILARFLS; this is encoded by the coding sequence ATCACTATCCCTGCGGTCATCTTTGCCTTTGTAGGAGCAGCGCTTTCTACAAGCTATATTCCCATCTTTACTAGGGTTGAAAGGGAAAGAGGAGAAGAGGAAGCTTTTAGGTTCTCAAACAATCTAGTTAATTTTATCCTCCTTTTTGCTTTTATTGTAGTTGTAATAGGACTCACTTTCACTGTTCCTATTGTTAAGCTATTTGCCTCTGGTTTTAGCGGTGAGACCTTGCGTTTGGCTGTATTTTTTACCAGGTTAAGCATTGCGGCAGTGTTTTTTACTGGTGTAACTTACATATTCAAAAGTTTCCTCCAGATACGAAACGACTTTATTCCGCCTGCCCTCATTGGCTTTCCATACAACATAATAGTTATCGCCTCCATAACCTTGAGCGCATGGACAAAAAACATTTTCCTGCCCCTTGGCCTTGTCCTGGCTGCTGCGTCTCAGCTTTTTTTTCTTCTGCCCTTTGCCTACAAAAAAGGCTACCGCTATTGCCTGACCCTTGATAAGTCGGACCCCAACATAAGAAAGATGGTCCTTCTTGCGCTGCCGGTCGTTTTTGGAGTCTCTGTAAGCCAGATCAACGTTTTGGTCGACAGGACCCTGGCTTCCCGGATAGTGGTGGGGGGGATATCTGCCCTTAATTATGCAAGCCGGCTTAATGGCTTTAACCAGGGCATATTCGTGATGTCGGTAGCGACTGTAATGTTTCCTGCGATTTCGAGAATGGCTTCCGCTAACAATATAGCTGGGTTAAAGGGGATGCTGACCAAAACCATGAATTTGGTAGGCCTTGTCGTGGTTCCGTTTACGGTAGGAACAATGGTTTTCTCCGTTCCTGTAATAAAGTTTTTGTTCGGCCGGGGAGCCTTCGACCTAAAGGCATTGGAGCTTACCTCGTCCGCCTTGTTCTTCTATGCGGTGGGGATGACCGCTGTGGCTTATAGGGAAATTTTAAGCAGAGCTTTTTATGCCATGCACGATACTAAAACCCCAATGGTAAATGGAGCCATAGCTGTCGCCGCCAATATCATATTGAACATAATACTGTCCCGTTTTTTGGGTATTGGAGGGCTTGCTCTGGCTACCAGCATATCGGCTATTTTGGCCGTTGCCCTCCTGTTTATAAGTTTGAGAAAAAAGATAGGACCCTTTGGGATAAGGAATATAGCTGTAACGCTTAGCAAGACAGCTTTGGCTTCTGCGGTCATGGGGCTTTTAGCCAAGGCTGCTTACGATTTTATGCTGGCTCCCCTAGGCAGCAACTGGGCTTTGATTATCGCCACTGCCGTCGGCGCCTTTATATATGGAGCAATAATATATTTCATGAAAATAAAAGAGGTAGAAATAATCATCTATGAAGTTAAAACAATCCTAGCAAGATTCCTGAGCTGA
- a CDS encoding oxidoreductase domain protein (PFAM: Oxidoreductase family, NAD-binding Rossmann fold; Oxidoreductase family, C-terminal alpha/beta domain~COGs: COG0673 dehydrogenase and related protein~InterPro IPR000683: IPR004104~KEGG: swo:Swol_0706 putative oxidoreductase~PFAM: oxidoreductase domain protein; Oxidoreductase domain~SPTR: Putative oxidoreductase) translates to MIKIGLVGCGRISRNHFEAIAAQMDAECVACCDIIPERAREAAQKYGIPFWTSSYEEMLKIREIDFVSVCTPSGLHPEHGIMAAEHGKHVITEKPMGVRLKEADQLIKTCAARGVKLFVVLQNRLNPSIQLLRRAYEEGRFGRIYMITSNVFWTRPQEYYDQAPWRGTWKCDGGAFMNQASHYVDMVQWFGGEIEEVKSITATLERKIEAEDTGAAIIRFKNGAIGSINVTMLTYPRNMEGSITILGEKGTVRISGIAMNRIEHWEFADTRDYDREVEKASTNPSSVYGFGHSGYYRNVLDVLAGKEKPVCDGSEGRKSLWLLEEIYREVRGR, encoded by the coding sequence ATGATAAAAATAGGGCTTGTCGGCTGCGGTCGCATATCGAGGAACCACTTTGAAGCCATAGCTGCCCAGATGGATGCGGAATGTGTGGCCTGCTGTGACATTATACCAGAAAGGGCCAGGGAAGCAGCTCAAAAATATGGCATACCTTTCTGGACATCATCATATGAAGAAATGCTTAAAATCAGGGAGATAGATTTTGTATCTGTCTGCACTCCTTCCGGCCTGCACCCTGAACACGGCATAATGGCTGCCGAGCACGGCAAGCATGTCATAACCGAAAAGCCGATGGGGGTAAGGCTTAAAGAAGCAGACCAGCTTATAAAAACCTGTGCTGCCAGAGGGGTAAAACTCTTTGTCGTCCTGCAGAACCGCTTAAACCCTTCAATCCAGCTTTTAAGGAGGGCTTACGAAGAAGGGCGTTTTGGCAGGATTTACATGATAACTTCCAATGTATTCTGGACTAGGCCGCAGGAATACTACGACCAGGCACCCTGGCGGGGAACCTGGAAATGTGACGGCGGAGCCTTCATGAACCAGGCTTCCCACTATGTAGACATGGTGCAGTGGTTTGGAGGGGAAATAGAGGAAGTAAAATCAATAACAGCTACCCTGGAAAGAAAAATAGAAGCTGAAGACACCGGGGCTGCCATCATCCGTTTCAAAAACGGGGCTATCGGCTCCATAAATGTAACCATGCTGACTTATCCCAGAAATATGGAAGGCTCCATCACCATCCTGGGCGAAAAAGGAACGGTCAGAATAAGCGGCATAGCCATGAACAGGATAGAACACTGGGAATTTGCAGATACCAGGGATTATGACCGGGAAGTAGAAAAAGCCAGCACCAACCCGTCTTCCGTATATGGCTTTGGACACAGCGGCTATTACAGGAATGTCCTGGATGTTTTAGCCGGGAAGGAAAAACCGGTTTGCGACGGCAGCGAAGGCCGAAAATCCCTGTGGCTTTTAGAGGAGATATACAGGGAAGTGAGGGGGAGATGA
- a CDS encoding polysaccharide biosynthesis protein (PFAM: Polysaccharide biosynthesis protein~COGs: COG2244 Membrane protein involved in the export of O-antigen and teichoic acid~InterPro IPR002797~KEGG: mpl:Mpal_0587 polysaccharide biosynthesis protein~PFAM: polysaccharide biosynthesis protein~SPTR: Polysaccharide biosynthesis protein): MDKFKNWLNHKLPPGSFIRNVATLMTGTTFAQALLILIAPILTRLYTPDDFGVYALYTSILGILSVIACLRYELAIVLPEKDEDAANLLVLCLLICSVTSLMVLVLVALFRDSFALLLSAPKISFWLWFLPASLFLTGTFQALNYWSTRRKQFKRLAIRQITQNSVTAVTQIASGASLNAGAGGLIGGYIAGQAAATGRLAWRVWKEEKEKFYVSIDGKSLKNVLILYRNFPLYTLWANLLNVASHMIIPVLLGYFFSPAVVGFYALGHRVLTVPMNVAGGAIAQVFFPRANEAKINGNLEQITFDVFKKLVAIGLVPLALIAISAPDLFSLVFGKQWAAAGEYVRYLSIWIFFQFISSPMSTVYFVMNKQIQLLISNICLFVSRIGVLLWGGFVGNDLFIIKFLGLCGAIIYFGICFYIMKVIDIPIKKVFGYLVKQSLLAAPYICLPILFLLINTGETIYLLSVVLSLGVFLIINRSIFFK; the protein is encoded by the coding sequence ATGGATAAATTTAAAAACTGGCTTAATCACAAGCTTCCCCCGGGCAGCTTTATAAGAAATGTAGCAACCTTAATGACCGGAACTACCTTTGCCCAGGCCTTGCTTATACTAATAGCCCCGATTTTAACCAGGCTTTATACCCCGGATGATTTCGGTGTATATGCCCTGTACACCTCAATCCTGGGCATATTATCTGTAATAGCCTGCCTGAGGTATGAACTGGCCATAGTACTGCCCGAGAAAGATGAAGATGCGGCTAATCTTTTGGTATTGTGCCTGCTGATATGTTCGGTTACCAGCCTGATGGTGCTGGTACTGGTAGCCCTTTTTAGGGACAGTTTTGCTTTACTATTAAGTGCTCCCAAAATATCCTTCTGGCTCTGGTTTTTGCCAGCAAGCCTTTTTTTGACCGGAACCTTCCAGGCCCTGAATTACTGGAGCACCAGGCGTAAACAATTCAAAAGATTAGCTATAAGGCAGATAACCCAAAATTCAGTTACGGCTGTTACCCAGATAGCATCAGGGGCCTCCTTAAATGCTGGTGCTGGGGGATTGATAGGCGGATATATAGCCGGACAGGCGGCAGCAACAGGAAGGCTGGCCTGGAGGGTTTGGAAGGAAGAGAAAGAAAAGTTTTATGTGTCTATTGATGGAAAAAGTTTAAAAAATGTACTTATTTTATATAGAAATTTCCCTTTATATACTTTATGGGCAAATCTTTTAAATGTCGCTTCTCATATGATAATACCTGTTTTGTTGGGATATTTTTTTAGTCCGGCTGTAGTTGGGTTTTATGCTTTGGGGCATAGAGTCTTGACGGTTCCAATGAATGTGGCAGGTGGGGCTATAGCACAGGTATTCTTTCCTAGAGCTAATGAGGCGAAAATAAATGGAAATCTGGAACAGATAACTTTTGATGTTTTTAAAAAATTAGTGGCTATAGGATTGGTGCCGTTAGCCCTTATTGCCATATCTGCACCGGATTTGTTTTCTTTAGTATTTGGTAAACAGTGGGCAGCAGCCGGTGAATATGTAAGGTATTTATCAATTTGGATTTTTTTTCAATTTATTTCTTCCCCAATGTCGACAGTTTATTTTGTAATGAATAAACAAATTCAATTATTAATATCAAATATATGCTTATTTGTTTCTAGAATTGGAGTTTTGTTATGGGGGGGCTTTGTTGGTAATGATTTATTTATTATAAAGTTTTTGGGATTATGTGGTGCAATAATTTATTTTGGGATTTGTTTTTATATAATGAAAGTTATTGACATACCTATAAAGAAAGTATTTGGATATTTAGTTAAACAGAGTTTATTAGCCGCGCCATATATTTGTTTACCTATCTTGTTTCTTTTGATAAATACTGGAGAAACTATTTACTTATTGAGTGTAGTATTAAGCTTAGGAGTATTTTTGATTATAAATAGAAGTATATTTTTTAAATAG